From the genome of Alosa alosa isolate M-15738 ecotype Scorff River chromosome 20, AALO_Geno_1.1, whole genome shotgun sequence, one region includes:
- the ppp1r18 gene encoding msx2-interacting protein, translating to MSVSSLPEWKQLLLERKRREEEERERREREEEDRLASMPAWKRGIIQRRRAKQEGGGGERDREREREGGYQAVDSGDAESYILTQTGGEMTITLEPERTQYDLLPIKAFGRVSMENIGPIRQNPFIKSQSGWRKNRELEKGVDVQDKGTDAERGGSRGHDKEMVRGREIDIKIERQRDRSEGRERDRSVGRESGKDRSGERDRDNVRITKEGQKDTDTTLFPLVPGLRTIKAENIIIIEKDRRGSEREDKMIEKVVEREREERGEKKGMRMDLREFLAGGGSVTEIRATEVLIIKPAGVDDRATGVKMATRGGEGRVDQWEVEGQEVPGRDPRSSCEDMAEGERERPREAARAPDQERGREKASVKEPGVWPRPQAQAAVQREERDVSAGPSSSSSSSDSSGLVERGSRVSQLLSKFGEHRKPPSRSKSSDCFVRLSRERDRSGKGGSGDDLSGGEEGQEDEAERGAMRGVPKRSFSFSDRVITAKENGLAEGGHLDRMAVERTFSDRRTGERPERGTKPKVLLRWRHADKQAKPAAEADVKTERQSETDREVKGPENDMTTGEKTNSPKEGPAGLVVKMTQDEGFTVASVRNTEGIAFARKVSIRHEGKARATEKETKRNENASDRASEMLAERLTETNITEREMERDRMIEREKEWERQIELQIEEKKQSSVWRVEAESKPPQCICVHSTENAVYAPRSPSRVMSAATELSNVPRSPTVKEADAGGRSDWESTESEDPPLTQTVLSQHTEELISKIGRVRDKKSDRENRRRTQTCVYADSDTTGGEDMQNADIHSPEDEAVVDSSVKSPYDGYSGRVYKEEQPVLKSPKRCISVGLSPVPDEIQIPRTVFFGVDMAPDRPRARIPSTDGPEGGGSGRGGGEVAGKGVERRESWKAGRPLTRVESLREKIRQRELEKQRAREAGAVDGESEDLDAAEKDTCKERWRDAAQERASEERRKMGWEMEGEGERETTTAAVDEWRQEELLPLTASPFDVTQELSVSRASPQLPVPLSLSQPFAAAEEQDDRSLYIAGTLIAYSDRAEDIEVEELTQHVVDLTAEQVCRHGDTDRPQGVRGVGDERGEGDELPDEDYLPPSQTSSPASSLSLSPPLPHSLAAMSRIYNLKTVGSRTGLCERPVEVLAHKPLPHEDYRPFRPKLTPEPTPCHQQEVQVDRPSKVEHPWESSDEPLSVLSVQRQVEQLRLREQEVRRQMVQTERSTFGEKEIKAPQGQQREETHQQQQQQLRPVDGQTRDVTSPAGPRTPPPTFRAQPRLNQSKTFSGPSPENARKYPERPTAPVPPSSPASLSPSPSPTHTPSPSASPSPPLISIRSASSAPRGKRGTTITITPRKPAGAAAALPASPSTSTSTSASASKPAGQTKTPAPNGTGEGGKKRYPTAEEILVIGGYQNLEKSCLVKSRGTANKGGKVCFDEAQLERVCEYPSENSMLATFPPSPLLGSDPGREERGKGQEEEEEEEEERGGGGGISKNVGSGVGRVLRVDESCRR from the exons ATGTCTGTCTCCTCCCTACCAGAATGGAAACAACTCCTGCTGGAGcgcaagaggagagaggaggaggagcgcgagaggagagagagagaggaggaggacaggctTGCTAGCATGCCCGCCTGGAAGCGAGGCATCATCCAGCGCAGGAGGGCTAAGCAAGAAGGtggcggaggagagagagacagggagagagagagggaaggaggctACCAGGCCGTGGATTCAGGCGATGCCGAGAGCTACATATTGACACAGACCGGTGGCGAAATGACCATTACCCTGGAGCCAGAGAGGACACAGTATGACCTCCTCCCGATCAAGGCGTTTGGGCGCGTCTCCATGGAAAACATTGGCCCCATCAGACAGAACCCGTTCATAAAGTCTCAGAGTGGGTGGAGGAAAAACAGGGAGTTGGAGAAGGGTGTAGATGTCCAGGATAAGGGTACAGACGCCGAAAGAGGGGGCAGTAGGGGTCATGACAAGGAGATGGTCAGAGGAAGGGAGATTGACATCAagatagagagacaaagagatagAAGTGAGGGCAGGGAGAGGGACCGGAGCGTCGGGAGAGAATCAGGGAAGGAcagaagtggagagagggatagagacaaTGTGAGGATAACAAAAGAGGGgcagaaagacacagacaccACCCTCTTTCCCCTCGTCCCAGGCCTGCGCACCATCAAGGCTGAAAACATTATTATCAttgagaaagacagaagaggtagcgagagagaggataagATGATCGAAAAAgttgtggagagggagagagag gaaagaggagagaaaaaagggatgAGAATGGATCTGAGAGAGTTCCTGGCAGGCGGTGGGAGTGTGACTGAGATCAGGGCCACAGAGGTCCTGATTATCAAACCAGCGGGGGTGGACGACAGGGCCACAGGAgtcaaaatggccaccaggggtGGTGAGGGCAGGGTGGACCAGTGGGAGGTGGAGGGGCAGGAGGTGCCGGGGAGAGACCCACGGAGCTCCTGCGAGGACATGGCGGAGGGCGAGAGGGAGCGGCCCAGAGAGGCGGCCCGGGCTCCAGAccaagagcgagggagagaaaaggcCAGCGTGAAAGAGCCTGGCGTTTGGCCCAGGCCACAGGCACAGGCCGCCGTCCAGCGAGAGGAGAGGGACGTCAGCGCCGgcccaagcagcagcagcagcagcagtgacaGCAGTGGGCTTGTAGAGAGAGGAAGCCGGGTGAGCCAGCTACTCAGCAAATTTGGGGAGCACCGCAAGCCCCCGTCCAGGTCCAAGAGCTCCGACTGCTTTGTGCGGCtcagcagggagagagacaggtcCGGCAAAGGGGGCAGCGGTGATGACCTGAGCGGAGGCGAAGAGGGACAGGAAGACGAGGCGGAGAGGGGGGCTATGAGGGGGGTGCCTAAGCGATCCTTCAGCTTCTCCGACCGCGTCATAACTGCTAAGGAGAACGGGCTGGCCGAGGGTGGTCATCTCGATAGGATGGCGGTTGAGAGGACGTTTTCGGATCGTAGAACAGGGGAACGTCCCGAGAGGGGAACCAAACCAAAGGTACTGCTAAGATGGAGGCATGCAGATAAACAAGCAAAGCCAGCCGCTGAAGCTGATGTTAAaactgagagacagagtgagactGATAGGGAAGTGAAGGGACCTGAGAATGATATGACTACTGGAGAAAAGACCAACTCACCCAAAGAGGGCCCTGCTGGGCTGGTGGTGAAGATGACCCAAGATGAGGGTTTCACCGTGGCCTCTGTCAGAAACACGGAGGGCATAGCGTTCGCACGCAAGGTGTCCATCCGCCACGAGGGAAAAGCGAGAGCCACAGAGAAGGAGACCAAGAGAAACGAAAACGCAAGCGACAGAGCGAGCGAGATGCTGGCCGAGCGACTCACAGAGACAAACAtcacggagagagagatggagagagacaggatgatcgagcgagagaaagagtgggagagacagaTCGAGCTCCAGATCGAGGAAAAGAAACAGTCCAGCGTGTGGCGAGTAGAGGCTGAGTCCAAGCCACCCCAATGCATATGCGTCCATTCCACTGAGAATGCAGTGTATGCACCACGCAGCCCGTCCAGAGTTATGTCTGCTGCTACTGAACTCTCAAACGTTCCCCGTAGCCCGACTGTAAAGGAAGCAGACGCAGGGGGTCGGTCAGATTGGGAGAGCACTGAGTCAGAGGACCCTCCTTTAACCCAAACTGTGCTTTCGCAACACACAGAGGAGCTCATCTCCAAGATAGGCAGGGTGCGGGATAAAAAGTCCGACCGTGAAAATCGGAGAAGGACGCagacgtgtgtgtatgcagattCCGACACGACAGGTGGAGAAGACATGCAGAATGCAGATATTCATTCACCCGAAGATGAGGCGGTCGTAGACAGCAGCGTAAAGTCTCCCTATGACGGTTATTCAGGTCGTGTGTACAAGGAGGAGCAGCCGGTGCTTAAATCGCCCAAGCGATGCATTTCGGTGGGTCTGTCTCCAGTGCCGGATGAGATACAGATCCCAAGAACTGTGTTCTTTGGTGTGGACATGGCACCAGACAGGCCGAGAGCacgcatccccagcacagatgGACCAGAGGGTGGAGgaagtggaagaggaggaggagaggtggcggggaaaggggtggagaggagggagagctgGAAGGCCGGACGACCCTTGACCCGCGTCGAGTCCCTCCGCGAGAAGATCCGTCAGAGGGAGCTGGAAAAGCAGAGGGCCAGAGAGGCCGGCGCGGTGGACGGAGAAAGCGAGGATCTGGACGCAGCGGAGAAGGACACGTgcaaggagagatggagggacgCAGCGCAGGAGAGGGCGtccgaggagaggaggaaaatggggtgggagatggagggagaaggagagagagagacgacgaCGGCCGCGGTGGACGAGTGGAGGCAGGAAGAGCTGCTGCCGCTGACAGCCAGCCCGTTTGACGTCACACAGGAACTCAGCGTGTCAAGAGCCAGCCCTCAACTTCCTGTTCCCCTTTCGCTCTCGCAACCCTTTGCTGCTGCAGAGGAACAAGACGACAGATCGCTTTACATCGCTGGCACTCTGATAGCCTACTCGGACCGCGCGGAGGACATAGAGGTCGAGGAACTGACCCAACATGTAGTGGACCTGACGGCCGAGCAGGTTTGTAGACACGGGGACACAGACAGACCGCAAGGCGTGCGTGGCGTGGGAGACGAGAGAGGAGAAGGCGACGAGCTGCCAGACGAAGACTACCTCCCTCCGTCGCAAACCTCCTCACCCGCGagctcgctctcgctctccccACCTCTGCCTCACTCGCTGGCCGCCATGAGCCGCATCTACAACCTGAAGACGGTGGGCTCGCGGACTGGACTGTGCGAGAGACCCGTGGAGGTCCTGGCGCACAAGCCCCTGCCCCACGAGGACTACAGACCTTTCCGTCCGAAGTTGACGCCAGAGCCGACACCGTGTCATCAGCAGGAGGTGCAGGTGGACCGTCCGTCTAAGGTGGAGCATCCCTGGGAGTCCAGCGACGAGCCCCTCAGTGTCCTGTCTGTGCAGCGTCAGGTGGAGCAGTTGCGACTCCGAGAGCAGGAAGTGAGACGACAAATGGTCCAGACCGAGAGGAGCACCTTCGGTGAAAAGGAGATCAAGGCGCCTCAGGGTCAGCAGAGGGAGGAGacccatcagcagcagcagcaacagctgcGTCCAGTTGATGGGCAGACGAGGGACGTGACATCACCAGCAGGCCCCAGAACACCGCCACCTACTTTCCGGGCTCAGCCGAGACTGAACCAATCGAAGACTTTCTCCGGCCCATCGCCAGAGAATGCGAGAAAATACCCGGAGAGGCCAACAGCGCCTGTGCCACCATCCTCCCCGGCCAGTCTctccccttccccttccccgacccacaccccctccccgtccgcctctccctcccctccactcaTCTCTATCCGCAGCGCCTCCTCCGCCCCGAGAGGCAAGAGGGGCACCACCATAACCATCACCCCCAGAAAGCCAGCTGGAGCAGCAGCTGCGTTGCCAGCCagcccctccacctccacctccacctccgccTCCGCCTCCAAACCGGCCGGTCAAACCAAGACGCCCGCCCCCAACGGAACAGGTGAGGGGGGTAAGAAGAGGTACCCCACGGCCGAGGAGATTCTGGTGATTGGGGGATACCAGAACTTGGAGAAGTCCTGTCTGGTCAAAAGCAGAGGGACAGCGAACAAAGGG gggaaGGTGTGTTTCGACGAGGCCCAGCTGGAGCGAGTGTGTGAGTACCCATCTGAGAACTCCATGCTGGCCaccttccccccctcccctctgctgGGGTCCGACccggggagggaggagagggggaagggtcaggaggaggaagaggaagaggaggaggagagaggaggaggaggagggatcaGCAAGAATGTGGGCTCCGGAGTGGGCCGAGTGCTGAGAGTGG ATGAGTCCTGCAGACGATAG